One window from the genome of Salvelinus fontinalis isolate EN_2023a chromosome 3, ASM2944872v1, whole genome shotgun sequence encodes:
- the LOC129838811 gene encoding uncharacterized protein LOC129838811, whose protein sequence is MAKWEMRMDVLKCLAVLELDDMDSDGRGELDEMYQEIYDDKYGIFSVDSDSDCEAYGIPARVPAAPQRKQQNSRSCYSQHGRKKAPTLPTVEPSPTEMESDNKGADGTVWVKQPVGNATGRLLTQNDTRVESGPTPYAKDRIDGAYASFHCLCDMEMLQRIRDCTVAEAHRAQGKNTTWDLSVEELEAFIAVLYVRGLYGNRQASLDGYWSCLKSDFFRDTMPVDRFTEIMRYLRFDTREIRRPRTNSNKFAVVSEVWNAFVRNCVACYKPGLNITVEEQRFLTSGEVIKFSLTADVDSKYVLNVIPHVVPYSWEDESQKPENVALKLVEPYLGAGRNVTTDKFCTSLPLANKLIANNTNLVGAVSHCGRELPPVMRNQTQTKLYSTTVLKHDKATLTVYRSNPRKNVCILSTMHPTVAIGSDRTREPETVTFYNSNRVDVNRMTRERTVEVVTGLEKGGSHRWPLAVFFNLLDLAAINAYVLFTQCTAKTVSRRDFVMDLAFELREKHMSASAAPPPPLPSHPSRTQSVKRRPGARCADRHGTRLLKAVGSATDLLVGLAHANIQNNRRREMNSCVRLKAHIPKAQDTVSSELTTESVL, encoded by the exons ATGGCGAAATGGGAAATGCGAATGGACGTTCTAAAATGTTTGGCGGTGCTTGAGCTGGATGACATGGATTCAGACGGAAGGGGGGAACTTGATGAGATGTATCAAGAGATCTATGATGATAAATATGGCATTTTTTCAGTAGATTCCGATTCTGACTGTGAGGCGTATGGGATCCCTGCCAGGGTGCCAGCGGCACCACAACGCAAGCAGCAAAACTCCCGCAGTTGCTACAGTCAACATGGGCGCAAAAAAGCCCCTACGTTGCCCACTGTGGAGCCGTCACCAACTGAGATGGAGAGCGATAACAAGGGGGCGGACGGCACAGTTTGGGTGAAACAGCCTGTTGGTAACGCCACGGGTCGATTATTAACACAGAACGACACCAGAGTGGAATCAGGCCCTACACCATATGCAAAAGACAGAATCGACGGTGCCTACGCCAGCTTTCATTGTTTGTGTGACATGGAGATGTTGCAGCGCATCAGGGACTGTACTGTGGCCGAGGCGCACCGGGCGCAAGGAAAAAACACAACATGGGACTTGTCTGTGGAGGAATTGGAAGCATTCATTGCGGTCCTGTATGTCCGTGGGCTATACGGCAATAGACAAGCGTCTTTGGATGGCTACTGGTcatgtttaaaatcagatttctTTCGAGACACAATGCCAGTGGACCGCTTCACAGAAATCATGCGGTACCTGCGTTTTGACACAAGAGAGATCAGACGCCCCCGGACAAATTCGAACAAATTCGCCGTGGTCTCAGAAGTTTGGAACGCGTTTGTACGGAACTGCGTTGCATGTTACAAGCCAGGGTTGAACATCACTGTTGAGGAGCAACGGTTCCTTACAAGTGGGGAGGTCATCAAGTTTTCGTTGACCGCTGACGTAGACAGCAAGTACGTGCTAAATGTCATTCCTCATGTCGTTCCTTATTCGTGGGAAGATGAATCTCAGAAGCCTGAAAatgtggcattgaagcttgtgGAACCTTACCTCGGTGCGGGGAGAAATGTCACTACGGACAAGTTCTGCACATCCCTGCCATTAGCAAATAAGTTGATTGCCAACAATACCAACTTGGTCGGGGCCGTGAGTCATTGCGGACGAGAGCTGCCTCCCGTGATGCGTAATCAGACACAGACAAAGCTATACTCCACTACCGTGCTAAAGCATGACAAAGCAACCCTTACGGTTTACAGAAGTAACCCAAGAAAGAACGTCTGTATTCTGAGCACTATGCACCCGACTGTCGCCATCGGGAGCGACCGAACGAGAGAACCGGAGACCGTGACGTTCTATAATAGCAACAGG GTTGACGTAAATAGGATGACAAGAGAGCGCACGGTGGAGGTTGTGACAGGGTTGGAGAAAGGAGGTTCACACCGCTGGCCCCTTGCGGTATTCTTCAACCTTCTTGACCTGGCTGCAATCAACGCATATGTTTTGTTCACGCAATGCACCGCTAAGACAGTGTCAAGGAGAGATTTCGTCATGGATCTGGCATTCGAGCTTCGCGAGAAGCACATGAGTGCCAGTGCCGCAccgcctcctcccctcccctcccacccatccaggacacAGTCTGTGAAACGAAGACCCGGAGCAAGGTGCGCAGATCGACACGGAACAAGGCTCCTGAAAGCTGTGGGTAGTGCAACGGATTTGCTTGTGGGTCTTGCGCACGCAAATATCCAGAACAACAGAAGACGAGAGATGAATTCATGCGTTAGGCTAAAGGCGCATATCCCAAAGGCACAAGATACTGTCTCCAGTGAATTAACAACCGAGTCTGTGTTATAG
- the LOC129838814 gene encoding oocyte zinc finger protein XlCOF6-like: MSSQSLSPAVKKDVCWTEKEPPGLNIVVKEEEGDTVKGEEESFRTTKEKEEAITLKEEEGVVMVNEEKRPFVVKEEVDQFRMKEETITLKEEEEYCIVKEEEEEIAISIKEEEDVLELKEEEGEETEDTKPRQNAVFWPSQGCIVKEDIRKIQEEYSVAPVSPSQTVDDDDNAIHYNEEWNMEDKDWFPSNWLGDTSFPPPSRLLESSGRASLWGLKRVSVRLVDCMKTQGLSGTARGDEKGGSYSMSSGERLDSHSNSGKCTSGEPDPEMPKPARQHRCSQCGKSFTKLRNLKDHERIHTGEKPYHCSQCEKSFTQSGHLKSHERTHTGEKPYPCSQCGKTYTRLGHLKDHTRTHKGEKPYHCFQCGKSFTQSGNLRTHERIHTGKKNTHSVERPFQCAQCGKKFIRSTHLKEHKRTHTGEKTFQCTQCGKGFTWLWTLKDHERTHTGDKPFQCFLCGKSFTHLGNLKMHKRIHTGEKPHHCSQCGKSFTQLGHLTTHERTHTGEKPFYCSLCGKSFTELGSLKKHNRIHKGEKPFQCSLCGKSFTQLGSLKTHEWTHTKEKPHLCSQCGRGFVELRGLKEHERIHTGEEKTYHCSHCGKGFGRSGHLKVHERTHTGEKPYQCSQCEKKFFSSGDRKSHERTHLVGRQRAFQCSQCGKRFIQSSHLKDHMTIHTGEKPFQCSQCGKGFTRLRRLKTHEMTHTGDK; the protein is encoded by the exons ATGAGCTCACAAAGCTTATCCCCCGCTGTTAAAAAAGATGTCTGCTGGACAGAGAAAGAACCTCcggggctgaacattgtcgtgaaagaagaagaggggGATACAGTAAAAGGAGAGGAAGAATCTTTCAGAACGacgaaggagaaagaggaggctATCACATTGAAAGAAGAAGAGGGGGTTGTTATGGTGAATGAAGAGAAACGTCCTTTTGTAGTGAAAGAGGAAGTAGACCAATTCAGAATGAAAGAGGAGACTATCACattgaaagaagaagaagaatattgtatagtgaaagaggaagaggaagagatagCTATCTCAATAAAGGAGGAGGAAGACGTTTTGGAActgaaagaggaggaaggagaggagactgaAGACACCA AACCAAGGCAAAATGCTGTTTTCTGGCCCTCCCAGGGCTGTATAGTGAAAGAGGACATCAGAAAGATACAGGAAGAATATAGTGTGGCACCCGTGAGTCCCAGCCAGACTGTTGATGATGATGACAATGCTATTCACTACAATGAAGAATGGAACATGGAGGACAAGGATTGGTTTCCTAGCAACTGGCTGGGG GACACGTCTTTCCCGCCCCCCTCCCGTCTCCTGGAGTCGTCAGGTCGTGCCTCACTGTGGGGTCTGAAGAGGGTGTCTGTGCGGCTAGTCGATTGCATGAAAACACAGGGGCTGAGTGGAACTGCGAGAGGAGATGAAAAGGGAGGTTCATATTCAATGTCATCAG gagagagactagactcTCACTCGAACAGCGGAAAGTGTACTTCAGGGGAACCAGACCCAGAGATGCCCAAACCAGCAAGACAACACCGCTGCtcgcagtgtggaaagagttttactaaGTTACGGAACCTTAAAGATCATgaaagaatacacacaggagaaaagccttaccactgctcacaATGTGaaaagagttttactcagtcagggcacctgaaatcacatgagaggacgcacacaggagaaaagccttacccctgctcccaatgtggaaagACTTATACCCGGTTAGGGCACCTTAAAGACCATACGAGAACGCATaaaggggagaagccttaccactgctttCAGTGCGGAAAGAGTTTCACCCAGTCAGGGAACCTGAGaacgcatgagagaatacacactgggaaaaaaaacacacactCTGTAGAGAGGCCTTTCCAATGCGCTCAGTGTGGAAAGAAATTTATCCGGTCAACTCATCTGAAAGAGcataagagaacacacacaggagaaaaaacATTCCAATGCACtcagtgtggaaagggttttacttGGTTATGGACCCTGAAAGACCatgaaagaacacacacaggagataagccTTTCCAATGCTTCCTGTGTGGAAAAAGTTTTACCCATTTAGGGAACTTAAAAATGcacaagagaatacacacaggagagaagcctcaccactgctcccagtgtggaaagagttttacccagtTAGGGCACCTGACAAcacatgagaggacacacacaggagagaagcctttctaCTGCTCcctgtgtggaaagagttttactgaGTTAGGGAGCCTGAAAAAACATAACAGAATACAcaaaggagagaagcctttccagTGCTCCCTGTGCggaaagagttttacccagtTAGGGAGCCTGAAAACACATGAGTGGACACACACAAAAGAGAAGCCTCACCTCTGCTCACAGTGTGGAAGGGGTTTTGTTGAGTTAAGGGGCCTGAAAGAgcatgagagaatacatacagggGAAGAGAAAACATACCACTGTTCTCATTGTGGGAAGGGTTTCGGGCGATCAGGGCATCTAAAAGTGCATGAAAGAACACACACTGGCGAGAAGCCGTATCAGTGCTCCCAGTGTGAAAAGAAATTTTTCTCATCAGGGGACCGGAAATCACATGAGAGAACACACTTAGTAGGGAGGCAGAGGGCTTTCCAATGCTCtcagtgtgggaagagattcatCCAGTCATCTCATCTGAAAGATCACATGACAATACACACGGGAGAAAAACCATTCCAATGTTCTCAGTGTGGAAAAGGTTTTACCAGGTTAAGGAGACTGAAAACACATGAgatgacacacacaggagataaataA